Proteins co-encoded in one Rudaeicoccus suwonensis genomic window:
- a CDS encoding M23 family metallopeptidase: MDRYCGRHRPAVTGQRRVWRIGLPATAVAATIASGAAAVCVYTNHSAGEHHSTQLLAMSNTPVAAGGLYGSSTAAAAATARAAALTVKLRAPQPVDSASAATAADRARRAAASPPTTAMPPTQPAPRASAQSAARASGTPKAQSSSAAERNSNISTGWQCAVSDCAGVMTSPFGLRTSPGGVGSSNHLGQDYAVPVGTPLHAMHTGRVVAAGWYGGFGMRVQVDYGGGIETIYGHMSRIDVRVGQRVNGGQVVGLSGNTGHSTGAHLHLEVHVNGRPVNPAPWLRSHGLR, encoded by the coding sequence ATGGATCGATACTGCGGGCGCCATCGCCCGGCCGTGACCGGACAACGACGGGTATGGCGCATCGGCCTGCCGGCGACCGCCGTCGCGGCGACGATTGCATCCGGCGCTGCCGCGGTGTGCGTCTACACGAATCACTCTGCGGGAGAGCACCATTCGACTCAACTGCTAGCCATGTCGAACACACCAGTCGCCGCCGGCGGCCTGTACGGGTCGAGCACCGCCGCAGCAGCCGCGACTGCTCGCGCTGCAGCCCTCACGGTGAAACTTCGCGCCCCGCAGCCTGTTGATTCCGCGTCCGCGGCCACAGCTGCAGATCGAGCCCGGCGCGCGGCGGCGTCACCGCCGACCACCGCCATGCCGCCGACTCAGCCTGCGCCGCGTGCCTCTGCGCAAAGTGCAGCACGCGCATCGGGTACCCCGAAAGCCCAGAGTTCCTCTGCCGCTGAACGCAATTCGAACATTTCCACCGGATGGCAGTGCGCGGTCAGCGACTGCGCCGGCGTGATGACCTCACCGTTCGGGCTGCGTACGTCGCCCGGAGGCGTTGGCTCGTCCAACCACCTCGGACAGGACTACGCCGTGCCCGTGGGCACGCCGTTGCATGCGATGCACACCGGTCGAGTGGTGGCCGCTGGTTGGTACGGCGGCTTCGGCATGCGCGTGCAGGTGGACTACGGCGGCGGGATCGAGACGATCTACGGGCACATGTCACGCATCGATGTGCGAGTCGGGCAGCGCGTCAACGGCGGGCAAGTCGTGGGATTGTCTGGCAACACGGGACATTCGACCGGCGCGCACCTGCACCTGGAAGTGCATGTGAACGGCAGACCGGTCAATCCAGCGCCGTGGCTGCGCTCACACGGCCTGCGGTGA
- a CDS encoding PadR family transcriptional regulator: MSIKFSLLALLDAGPMYGAQLRHEFEQRTGGTWPLNVGQVYTTLSRLERDGLVETTGDADDEGRIAYRLTDSGRAEVSRWWDVPVGRDQAQRNELAIKLALAVTLPGVDVQRIVQAQRTATMTHLRDLTRLKRSADDADLAWALVLESLVFADEAEVRWLDHVESKLAQVRPSHARSDAGRMAYSGTKPTSRETSRT; the protein is encoded by the coding sequence ATGTCGATCAAATTCAGCCTGCTAGCCCTGCTCGACGCGGGCCCGATGTACGGCGCTCAGCTGCGCCACGAGTTCGAGCAACGCACCGGCGGCACGTGGCCGCTGAACGTCGGGCAGGTCTACACGACTCTCTCGAGGCTCGAGCGCGACGGCCTCGTCGAAACCACCGGCGATGCCGATGATGAGGGCCGGATCGCCTACCGCCTCACCGATTCCGGACGGGCGGAGGTCTCTCGATGGTGGGATGTGCCGGTCGGTCGCGATCAGGCGCAACGCAATGAGCTGGCGATCAAACTGGCGCTCGCAGTCACGCTGCCGGGCGTCGACGTGCAACGCATTGTGCAGGCGCAACGCACGGCGACGATGACACACCTGCGAGATCTCACCCGGCTCAAGAGGAGCGCGGACGACGCCGACCTCGCTTGGGCCCTGGTCCTCGAATCCCTTGTATTCGCAGACGAAGCCGAGGTCCGATGGTTGGATCACGTCGAATCGAAGCTTGCGCAGGTTCGCCCGAGTCACGCTCGATCAGACGCCGGCCGGATGGCATACAGCGGAACGAAACCGACGTCGCGCGAGACGAGCCGCACATGA
- a CDS encoding ABC transporter ATP-binding protein — protein sequence MTDSCTLMLDAVERTHGSGETVVHALRGVSMQIRPGELVAVMGPSGSGKSTLLNVAGGLDAPTSGRVVILGNDLARMSRAALDQLRRRSMGFVFQDLNLIPSLTAIENVSLPLELDGIGQRKARAAARDALEKVGISDLADRFPEHLSGGQQQRAAIARALVGERSLVLADEPTGALDSTTGEAVLRTLREQCDNGASGLLVTHESRHAAWADRVIFLRDGVIVDSTGDAATPESLLTRVTT from the coding sequence ATGACTGACAGTTGCACGCTGATGCTCGATGCTGTGGAGCGAACGCACGGCTCGGGAGAGACGGTAGTGCACGCCCTGCGCGGCGTGAGTATGCAGATTCGGCCGGGTGAACTCGTTGCAGTCATGGGGCCGAGCGGCTCGGGCAAGTCGACGCTGCTCAATGTGGCCGGCGGCCTGGACGCGCCGACGAGCGGACGAGTCGTCATACTCGGCAACGACCTGGCACGTATGTCGCGGGCCGCTCTCGACCAACTGCGGCGACGCAGCATGGGGTTCGTCTTTCAGGACCTCAACCTGATCCCGTCGCTGACAGCGATCGAAAATGTCTCTCTCCCATTGGAATTGGATGGCATCGGCCAGCGCAAGGCCCGAGCGGCGGCGCGCGATGCCCTCGAAAAGGTCGGGATCTCCGATCTCGCTGACCGATTCCCGGAGCACCTGTCCGGCGGGCAGCAGCAGCGAGCGGCGATCGCCCGCGCGCTCGTGGGTGAGCGCAGTCTGGTGCTCGCCGACGAGCCCACCGGAGCGCTGGATTCGACGACCGGTGAGGCGGTGCTGCGCACCCTGCGAGAGCAGTGCGACAACGGTGCGTCCGGCCTGCTGGTGACGCACGAGTCGCGCCACGCGGCGTGGGCGGACCGGGTGATCTTCCTGCGTGACGGAGTGATCGTCGACTCGACCGGTGATGCGGCAACGCCCGAATCACTGCTGACCCGCGTGACGACATGA
- a CDS encoding FtsX-like permease family protein yields the protein MSSSGERMSAHARTGLPGAARYFTSWRISLRLAFRDIAMNKGRAALVVLLVGLPVFVIAAAGTFAVTKDVSPKEALSRTMGTGQALIEPARQNTNFVQQPDGFNIWNTQVRGIAPLQKLPGAKAVGDFSASGAQQVTGGRLWPTSEGRVRVHIGNRHVDAAVLGIDGRQHVYAGMAQLVSGHWPTSSNQVLVSTAGEASGIPTRGTLSIDDGAGSVRRVVIVGTAVTPNAEDLVTMPDSAVDWATPTGWILQRSTPVTWPEVKQLNSFDLLVESRAVVDSPAEADSDPLVDVPVGSQVPLTVWVLFGTSLVLVIALLSGPAFAASGNRNRRALGLLASNGATRSQLRRYLLAQALVLGALSAFVSLVLGAAAGVAAAEIWQRVDPRTVFGPVDIRWFWGALLFFVAVVASLVAAFIPAMIASRLNLIQVLRGQVSTPRVHPGWPLIGLVLVILGGVSITYGLRTEVRSRTVTSEFSVVGGAAGLFSGALMTAPWVLLQLGRIAGYLPLATRLAVRDLARQRGRGVATIGAIMATVGVMTTLMIGFASYESVGRHNYHALVPMGTAVVTADGASVASALPAIREVLPKADVVTFRVQGQPIANTIVRAGAPEQVRLFAAYTSGCSDTQALATNVSGPTSRCSPTLSSQAPLVSASLADLKAQFDLTATDVAALRRGDVLMAAPSRVRTLRVVAGTGLLNRGTGALTHVQPTSVSTVPVVATHVVGVWGLPSAGGEDGSGPVVPIGLVADTTAARLPGGVSPVSYLIHNSGGVSRHDQRVIDQKLNDGLTLYVERGYHSDATWIFLLIGATFGLLVLVATLTATALSQAESRSDSATLASIGASAFTRRRIAAANAAVVGLTGAVFGLVIGAVPGIAVAHPLAQIYGAVPSQSVVTIPWSTLGTVVVGVPLLAGLLAALVTRGRPPMTRRLT from the coding sequence ATGAGCAGCTCGGGGGAGCGTATGTCGGCTCACGCAAGAACCGGATTGCCAGGCGCAGCAAGGTATTTCACCAGTTGGCGGATCTCGCTGCGCCTGGCCTTCCGCGACATCGCCATGAACAAAGGTCGGGCAGCCCTGGTGGTGCTTCTCGTCGGTCTGCCGGTCTTCGTGATCGCCGCGGCCGGCACCTTCGCCGTGACCAAGGACGTCAGCCCGAAGGAAGCATTGTCACGCACGATGGGCACCGGCCAGGCGCTGATCGAACCTGCTCGACAGAACACGAACTTCGTGCAACAACCCGACGGCTTCAACATCTGGAACACGCAGGTTCGCGGCATCGCACCGTTGCAGAAACTTCCTGGCGCCAAGGCTGTCGGCGACTTCAGCGCGTCCGGCGCACAACAGGTCACTGGTGGGCGGCTGTGGCCCACCAGCGAAGGACGAGTCCGCGTGCATATCGGAAACCGTCACGTCGATGCAGCGGTTCTCGGGATCGACGGCCGCCAGCACGTCTACGCAGGTATGGCGCAACTGGTCTCCGGACACTGGCCCACCTCGTCGAATCAGGTGCTGGTCTCAACGGCAGGCGAAGCCTCCGGAATACCCACGCGCGGAACGCTGTCGATCGACGACGGTGCCGGCTCGGTGCGGCGGGTGGTGATCGTCGGCACGGCGGTCACGCCGAATGCGGAGGATCTGGTGACCATGCCGGACTCGGCGGTCGACTGGGCGACGCCGACCGGGTGGATTCTGCAGCGATCGACGCCGGTGACCTGGCCGGAGGTCAAACAGCTCAACAGCTTCGATCTACTGGTCGAGAGTCGCGCGGTTGTCGACTCTCCTGCTGAGGCGGACTCCGACCCGCTTGTCGACGTGCCGGTCGGCAGCCAGGTGCCGCTGACCGTATGGGTGTTGTTCGGCACGAGCCTGGTGCTCGTGATCGCACTGCTCTCCGGGCCGGCATTCGCAGCCAGCGGCAATCGCAACCGCAGGGCACTCGGGCTTCTTGCGAGCAATGGCGCCACCAGGTCGCAACTGCGGCGCTACCTGTTGGCCCAAGCTCTCGTGCTTGGTGCCCTCTCGGCATTCGTGTCGCTCGTGCTCGGTGCGGCGGCCGGCGTCGCAGCAGCGGAGATCTGGCAACGCGTCGACCCGCGAACAGTCTTCGGACCGGTCGACATCCGCTGGTTTTGGGGAGCGTTGTTGTTCTTCGTCGCAGTGGTGGCGTCGCTCGTCGCCGCATTCATCCCGGCGATGATCGCCAGCAGACTCAACCTGATCCAGGTCTTGCGCGGGCAGGTCTCCACGCCTCGTGTCCATCCCGGTTGGCCCCTGATCGGGCTCGTGCTCGTGATCCTCGGCGGCGTCAGCATCACCTACGGTCTGCGAACGGAGGTGCGGTCCAGGACGGTCACCTCCGAGTTCTCCGTTGTCGGCGGCGCGGCCGGGTTGTTCTCCGGTGCGCTGATGACAGCTCCCTGGGTCCTCTTGCAGCTGGGTCGCATCGCCGGGTATCTGCCATTGGCAACACGACTCGCTGTTCGCGATCTTGCCCGCCAGCGCGGTCGCGGAGTCGCCACCATCGGCGCGATCATGGCGACGGTCGGGGTGATGACCACGCTCATGATCGGCTTCGCCAGCTACGAATCCGTCGGGCGCCACAACTACCACGCGCTCGTTCCAATGGGCACGGCCGTGGTGACAGCCGATGGGGCTTCGGTCGCGAGTGCGCTGCCGGCCATTCGCGAGGTCTTGCCGAAAGCAGATGTCGTCACATTCCGGGTCCAGGGTCAACCGATTGCGAACACGATCGTTCGTGCCGGTGCACCTGAGCAGGTGCGACTCTTCGCGGCATACACCTCGGGCTGCTCAGACACTCAGGCGCTGGCTACCAACGTGAGCGGTCCGACCAGCAGATGCTCACCGACCCTGAGTAGTCAGGCGCCGCTCGTGTCGGCGAGCCTCGCCGATCTGAAGGCCCAATTCGATCTCACGGCGACCGACGTTGCCGCCCTGCGCCGCGGGGACGTCTTGATGGCCGCGCCATCGCGGGTCCGGACGCTCCGCGTGGTCGCAGGCACGGGCCTTCTCAACCGCGGAACGGGCGCGTTGACGCACGTCCAACCCACGTCAGTCAGCACCGTGCCGGTCGTCGCGACTCACGTCGTCGGTGTATGGGGTCTGCCGTCCGCAGGTGGCGAGGACGGCTCGGGTCCGGTCGTTCCGATTGGACTGGTCGCCGACACCACCGCCGCACGACTGCCGGGCGGGGTCTCACCAGTCAGCTATCTGATCCATAACTCCGGTGGTGTCTCCCGCCACGACCAGCGCGTGATCGACCAGAAACTGAACGACGGCCTCACGCTGTATGTCGAGCGTGGTTATCACAGTGACGCCACGTGGATCTTTCTGCTGATCGGTGCGACATTCGGGCTTTTGGTGTTGGTAGCGACGCTGACCGCGACGGCACTGTCACAAGCCGAATCACGTTCCGACAGCGCGACATTGGCGTCCATCGGTGCCTCGGCATTCACTCGTCGCCGGATCGCCGCGGCGAACGCCGCCGTCGTCGGTCTCACCGGCGCTGTCTTCGGTCTCGTGATCGGTGCGGTGCCCGGCATTGCCGTTGCGCACCCGCTTGCCCAGATCTATGGCGCTGTGCCGTCACAGTCCGTCGTGACGATCCCGTGGTCGACGCTCGGGACGGTGGTGGTCGGCGTGCCGTTGCTCGCCGGTCTGCTGGCGGCGCTCGTGACTCGGGGTCGACCGCCGATGACCCGGCGGCTGACCTGA
- a CDS encoding cobalamin B12-binding domain-containing protein has protein sequence MTTAPLRIVVAKPGLDGHDRGAKVVARALRDGGMEVIYTGLHQTPEQIVEAAIQEDADAVGLSVLSGAHMTLFAKVIDLLKAKDADDIVVFGGGIIPEEDMPQLREMGVATVFTPGATTTEIVDWVRTHVGGDHAEG, from the coding sequence ATGACGACAGCCCCCCTTCGCATCGTGGTCGCCAAGCCCGGACTCGACGGTCACGACCGCGGAGCCAAGGTCGTCGCGCGGGCGTTGCGCGACGGTGGCATGGAAGTCATCTACACCGGACTGCACCAGACGCCCGAGCAGATCGTCGAAGCCGCGATCCAGGAAGACGCGGATGCCGTTGGCCTGTCGGTGCTTTCGGGCGCTCACATGACGTTGTTCGCCAAGGTGATCGATCTGCTCAAGGCAAAGGACGCCGACGACATCGTCGTCTTCGGCGGCGGCATCATCCCTGAAGAAGACATGCCGCAACTGCGCGAGATGGGCGTGGCGACCGTGTTCACCCCGGGCGCCACCACCACCGAGATCGTCGACTGGGTCCGAACCCACGTCGGCGGCGACCACGCTGAGGGATAG
- the sucC gene encoding ADP-forming succinate--CoA ligase subunit beta translates to MDLFEYQARDMFEAHGVPVLAGKTATTPEQARAAAEEIGASSGGVTVVKAQVKTGGRGKAGGVKVAKSADEAQQNAEAILGMDIKGHTVGTVMIAQGAKIAHEYYFSVLLDRANRTYLAMCSVEGGMEIEQLAVERPDALARVAVDPNVGIDAAKAKEIVEAAKFDAETGAKVAPVLEKLWGVYRDEDATLVEVNPLVQTEDGDIVALDGKVSLDANADFRHPDHATLEDKAAADPLEAAAKEKGLNYVKLDGDVGIIGNGAGLVMSTLDVVAYAGEKVTNGQGANPKPANFLDIGGGASAEVMANGLSIILGDAQVKSVFVNVFGGITACDEVAKGIVGALDSLGDSATKPLVVRLDGNNVEEGRRILAERNHPLVTIEATMDGAAAKAAELAAK, encoded by the coding sequence GTGGATCTTTTTGAATACCAGGCGCGCGACATGTTCGAGGCGCACGGGGTCCCCGTGCTCGCGGGCAAGACCGCCACGACTCCCGAGCAGGCCAGGGCCGCCGCCGAAGAGATCGGCGCATCGTCCGGCGGCGTGACCGTCGTCAAGGCGCAGGTCAAGACCGGTGGTCGCGGGAAGGCGGGCGGCGTCAAGGTGGCCAAGTCCGCCGACGAGGCGCAGCAGAATGCCGAGGCGATCCTCGGCATGGACATCAAGGGCCACACTGTGGGCACCGTGATGATCGCCCAGGGCGCCAAGATCGCCCACGAGTATTACTTCTCAGTGCTGCTGGACCGTGCCAACCGCACCTACCTGGCGATGTGCTCGGTCGAGGGTGGCATGGAGATCGAGCAGCTCGCTGTCGAGCGCCCGGATGCTCTCGCCCGCGTCGCGGTCGACCCCAACGTGGGCATCGACGCCGCCAAGGCCAAGGAGATCGTCGAGGCAGCGAAGTTCGACGCCGAGACCGGTGCCAAGGTCGCCCCCGTGCTCGAGAAGCTGTGGGGGGTCTACCGCGACGAGGACGCCACCCTGGTCGAGGTCAACCCGCTGGTGCAGACCGAGGACGGCGACATCGTCGCTCTCGACGGCAAGGTCTCGCTCGACGCGAACGCCGACTTCCGCCACCCCGACCACGCCACCCTCGAGGACAAGGCCGCGGCCGACCCGCTCGAGGCCGCGGCCAAGGAGAAGGGCCTGAACTACGTCAAGCTCGACGGCGATGTCGGCATCATCGGCAACGGTGCAGGCCTGGTCATGTCGACGCTGGACGTCGTCGCCTACGCCGGTGAGAAGGTCACGAACGGCCAGGGTGCGAATCCCAAGCCCGCGAACTTCCTCGACATCGGTGGTGGCGCGAGCGCCGAGGTGATGGCGAACGGGCTGTCGATCATCCTCGGTGACGCGCAGGTGAAGTCCGTTTTCGTCAACGTCTTCGGCGGCATCACTGCATGCGACGAGGTCGCCAAGGGCATCGTCGGTGCACTTGACTCCCTCGGTGACAGCGCCACCAAGCCATTGGTCGTGCGCCTCGACGGCAACAACGTCGAAGAGGGTCGTCGGATCCTTGCCGAGCGCAATCACCCGCTGGTCACGATCGAAGCCACCATGGACGGCGCTGCCGCCAAAGCCGCCGAGCTTGCGGCGAAGTAA
- the sucD gene encoding succinate--CoA ligase subunit alpha: protein MAIFLNADSKVVVQGMTGAVGMKHTKLMLGDGTAVVGGVNPRKAGQQVDIDGTQIPVFGTVKEAMEATGANVSVVFVPPAFTKAAVIEAIDAQMPLVVVITEGVPVKDSAEFFNYSLGKATRIIGPNCPGLMSPGKSNVGIIPGDIAGPGRIGLVSKSGTLTYQMMYELKQFGFSTAIGIGGDPIIGTTHIDALEAFQADDETDAIVMIGEIGGDAEERAAAYIKEHVTKPVVGYVAGFTAPEGKTMGHAGAIVSGSSGTAQAKKEALEAAGVKVGKTPSETAALMTEIMNGLQR from the coding sequence ATGGCAATCTTTTTGAACGCTGACTCCAAGGTCGTCGTCCAGGGCATGACCGGTGCTGTCGGCATGAAGCACACCAAGTTGATGCTGGGCGACGGCACCGCCGTCGTCGGTGGCGTCAACCCGAGGAAGGCCGGGCAGCAGGTCGACATCGACGGCACGCAGATTCCGGTCTTCGGCACCGTCAAGGAGGCCATGGAGGCCACCGGTGCCAACGTCTCGGTCGTCTTCGTGCCGCCGGCCTTCACCAAGGCCGCCGTCATCGAGGCCATCGATGCGCAGATGCCGCTGGTCGTCGTGATCACCGAGGGTGTCCCGGTCAAGGACTCCGCGGAGTTCTTCAACTACTCCCTCGGCAAGGCCACCCGCATCATCGGCCCCAACTGCCCCGGCCTGATGAGCCCCGGCAAGTCCAACGTCGGCATCATCCCCGGCGACATCGCCGGGCCCGGCCGCATCGGCCTGGTCAGCAAGTCGGGCACGCTCACCTACCAGATGATGTACGAGCTCAAGCAGTTCGGCTTCTCCACCGCAATCGGCATCGGTGGTGACCCGATCATCGGCACCACCCACATCGACGCGCTCGAGGCCTTCCAGGCCGACGACGAGACCGACGCGATCGTGATGATCGGCGAGATCGGCGGCGACGCCGAGGAGCGCGCTGCGGCATACATCAAGGAGCACGTGACCAAGCCGGTCGTCGGCTACGTTGCGGGTTTCACCGCGCCCGAGGGCAAGACGATGGGCCACGCCGGCGCCATCGTGTCCGGCTCCTCGGGCACCGCGCAGGCCAAGAAGGAGGCCCTCGAGGCCGCCGGTGTCAAGGTCGGCAAGACCCCTTCCGAGACTGCGGCACTGATGACCGAAATCATGAACGGCCTTCAGCGCTGA
- a CDS encoding prepilin peptidase: MTGWLLPALVAGCALAASIPLQQRLRRGHHRQPTDVQLRGRSYSWVVVVLPVAAAVTAFGLGGRHGFTIAVLYAAMCLPLTALVAVDADVHRLPDRITYPLIAAAVLVAIIASATSGDWSALSRAAAAGLIAFVTYAVLMLASPGGAGLGFGDVKLAASLGVLTGWFSWEAVLGATMLAFLLGGGWAVALLLTRRATRHTHIAFGPFLIAGAILAWLGA, from the coding sequence ATGACCGGCTGGCTGCTCCCTGCGCTCGTGGCAGGCTGCGCGCTCGCCGCCTCGATACCACTGCAGCAGAGGCTGCGCCGTGGCCACCACCGTCAACCGACAGACGTTCAGCTGCGGGGTCGCTCATACAGCTGGGTGGTCGTCGTGCTGCCGGTGGCCGCGGCGGTCACCGCCTTCGGTCTCGGCGGTCGGCACGGGTTCACGATCGCAGTGCTGTATGCCGCGATGTGCCTGCCGCTCACCGCACTCGTGGCCGTTGACGCCGATGTCCACCGCCTGCCGGACAGGATCACCTATCCGCTCATCGCTGCCGCTGTGCTCGTCGCCATCATCGCGTCGGCCACCTCGGGCGACTGGTCGGCACTGTCACGCGCGGCGGCGGCCGGGCTCATCGCATTCGTCACGTATGCCGTGCTGATGCTCGCCTCACCCGGCGGCGCAGGGCTGGGCTTCGGCGACGTGAAGCTCGCGGCGAGCCTCGGTGTGCTGACGGGATGGTTCTCCTGGGAGGCCGTGCTCGGCGCCACGATGCTGGCCTTCCTGCTGGGTGGCGGCTGGGCCGTTGCGCTGTTGCTGACGCGCCGCGCCACCAGGCACACCCACATCGCCTTCGGCCCGTTCCTCATCGCCGGAGCGATCCTGGCCTGGCTCGGCGCGTGA
- a CDS encoding DUF6350 family protein has product MSLLDRTRNLATLPKAEGRDWRQLAIAAGYGLVGAICLWLVLLVPVLVAWVADPRTSTSWTDTLSISGDAWVLAHRGHIGVTSAGAHSVVFAPLLLTALAVLLARYAATAMLAYLPDRRGSWWEGPTSYVVGYLFGGAAISLLAGFGPATPSVLSVVPGAVIVAVAGAGWALWHSEQPIAETAKDYVGQRLSLTTRRAVRPALEGVLGFLALGLVVVVALLALHLGDVRDLNSQLRPGLAGGVVLWLGQLSALPNVVLWAGSWLSGASVDLGVVSVGTSHVHGGVLPMVPVLGAVPSAGNLPVWTAVVPILPVALGAVIGWRSLAQLTTLASLKTKATTAMTASGLAAVLVLVLTWLSTAGVSGGSLAYVGPSLLVAPLLVVELLLGAVLSAVVLHWRRTR; this is encoded by the coding sequence ATGAGTCTTCTGGATCGCACCCGTAACCTCGCCACCCTCCCCAAGGCGGAGGGCCGTGACTGGCGGCAGCTGGCGATCGCGGCGGGCTACGGGCTGGTCGGCGCCATCTGTCTGTGGCTGGTGCTGCTCGTGCCGGTGCTGGTGGCCTGGGTTGCCGATCCTCGCACCAGCACCTCCTGGACCGACACCCTGTCGATCTCCGGCGACGCGTGGGTGCTCGCCCACCGTGGCCACATCGGCGTGACCAGTGCGGGCGCACATTCGGTGGTCTTCGCGCCGCTGCTGCTGACCGCGCTCGCGGTGCTCCTGGCACGGTATGCCGCGACCGCCATGCTGGCCTATCTGCCGGACCGCAGGGGCAGCTGGTGGGAGGGGCCGACGTCATACGTTGTCGGGTATCTGTTCGGTGGGGCGGCGATCAGTCTGCTCGCTGGCTTCGGACCCGCTACGCCGAGCGTCCTGTCGGTCGTGCCGGGCGCAGTCATCGTCGCGGTGGCGGGTGCCGGATGGGCGTTGTGGCACAGCGAGCAACCAATCGCCGAGACGGCCAAAGACTATGTAGGACAACGGCTTTCGCTGACGACACGGCGCGCGGTGCGTCCTGCGTTGGAGGGTGTTCTGGGCTTCCTCGCCCTCGGCCTGGTGGTCGTGGTGGCGCTGCTGGCACTCCATCTCGGTGACGTGCGCGACCTCAACAGCCAACTGCGGCCCGGTCTCGCCGGAGGCGTCGTACTGTGGCTGGGGCAGCTGTCGGCGCTGCCGAACGTCGTGCTGTGGGCAGGCAGTTGGCTGTCCGGTGCATCGGTCGACCTGGGTGTGGTGAGCGTCGGTACCTCGCACGTGCACGGGGGAGTGCTGCCGATGGTGCCGGTGCTGGGCGCGGTGCCGAGTGCCGGAAACCTGCCTGTCTGGACGGCGGTCGTGCCGATCCTCCCCGTGGCGCTGGGCGCCGTCATCGGCTGGCGGTCGCTGGCGCAGCTGACGACTCTGGCCTCGCTGAAGACCAAGGCGACGACAGCGATGACCGCGTCCGGCCTCGCCGCCGTGCTGGTGCTCGTGCTGACCTGGCTGTCGACCGCGGGTGTCAGTGGCGGTTCCCTGGCGTATGTCGGTCCGTCACTCTTGGTGGCGCCATTGCTGGTCGTCGAGTTGCTGCTGGGCGCCGTGCTCTCGGCCGTCGTGCTGCACTGGCGGCGCACCCGCTGA
- the purN gene encoding phosphoribosylglycinamide formyltransferase, whose translation MTTPSQLSAASQPRYAGAAVPVVVLVSGSGTLLQALIDAAADPAYGVRIAAVGADRDGIEGLARAQRHGIPTFVCRVRDYPTREQWDAALAEEVTQFEPALVVSAGFLKLVGPHFLARFGGRYLNSHNALLPSFPGIHGPRDALEYGVKLAGATLFVVDAGIDTGAIVAQCVVPVEHDDTVETLTERIKQAERPQLVDWVGRLAREGFSVKGRRVQLGRAAR comes from the coding sequence GTGACCACTCCATCGCAGTTGTCCGCCGCAAGCCAGCCTCGGTATGCCGGCGCCGCGGTGCCGGTTGTCGTTCTGGTGTCCGGCTCCGGCACCCTGCTGCAGGCGCTCATCGACGCCGCCGCTGATCCGGCATACGGCGTGCGCATCGCTGCCGTCGGGGCCGACCGTGACGGCATCGAGGGCTTGGCGCGGGCCCAGCGACACGGCATACCTACATTCGTCTGCCGGGTGCGCGACTACCCGACGCGTGAGCAGTGGGATGCCGCGCTGGCCGAGGAGGTCACGCAATTCGAGCCTGCGCTTGTCGTGTCGGCGGGCTTCCTGAAGCTGGTCGGACCTCACTTCCTCGCCCGCTTCGGCGGCCGCTATCTCAACTCGCACAACGCGCTGCTGCCGAGCTTCCCCGGGATACACGGCCCCAGAGATGCCCTCGAGTATGGCGTAAAGCTAGCCGGGGCAACGCTTTTCGTTGTCGATGCAGGAATCGACACCGGTGCGATCGTGGCGCAGTGTGTGGTGCCGGTCGAGCACGACGACACGGTCGAGACGCTCACCGAGCGCATCAAGCAGGCTGAGCGCCCGCAACTGGTGGACTGGGTCGGCAGGCTCGCGCGCGAAGGTTTCTCGGTGAAGGGCCGGCGGGTGCAGTTGGGCCGAGCAGCGCGATGA
- a CDS encoding GNAT family N-acetyltransferase, producing the protein MSRPVLATTRLQLRPMTLEHLPLLVDLDSDPEVMRYLIGRARTRPEAEEFWVPRCADESADTLGLGWWAGFAGDDFVGWWDLGRSDSDPSATVAHRRPEAGWRLRRAFWRQGLASEGAIALLDHGFRTVGVDAVWAETMAVNQGSRGVMRRLGMRHIATEVREWDDPLPGSDLGEVVYEITREEWLRR; encoded by the coding sequence ATGAGCCGGCCGGTCCTCGCGACCACACGACTGCAGTTGCGCCCGATGACGCTCGAGCACCTGCCTCTGTTGGTCGATCTCGACAGCGATCCGGAGGTGATGCGGTATCTGATCGGTCGGGCGCGCACACGACCGGAGGCCGAGGAGTTCTGGGTGCCGCGATGCGCGGACGAGTCGGCTGACACGTTAGGTCTGGGATGGTGGGCCGGCTTTGCGGGAGACGACTTCGTCGGCTGGTGGGATCTCGGTCGCAGTGACAGCGATCCGAGCGCGACGGTGGCCCACCGACGGCCGGAGGCCGGCTGGCGCCTGAGACGGGCCTTCTGGCGACAGGGCCTGGCGTCGGAAGGGGCAATCGCCCTGTTGGATCACGGTTTCCGCACGGTCGGTGTCGATGCGGTCTGGGCCGAGACGATGGCGGTCAACCAAGGCAGTCGTGGCGTGATGCGCCGCCTGGGGATGCGCCACATCGCGACCGAGGTGCGCGAATGGGACGATCCCCTGCCCGGGTCCGACCTCGGTGAGGTGGTCTACGAGATCACCCGCGAGGAATGGCTGAGGCGTTGA